From the Anaeromyxobacter dehalogenans 2CP-1 genome, the window GACTACGCCGGCGTGGACCTCGTGCTGGGCGACGAGGGCCCGACGGTGATCGAGGTGAACGGGAACCCGAGCTGGCAGGGGATCCTCGAGGCCACCGGCCTGGACATGGCGGAGGCCATCGCCGAGCACGTGCTCGCCCGGGCCCTGCGCCGGCGGAAGACCAGCGACCACATTGTGCGTGAACGGACGGGGGCGACACATGGCTGAAGAGAAGAAGGGCGGCAGCAAGGGGGCGATGACGGTCTCGGAGGCCGGTCGCAAGGGCGGGGTGCGGGTCCGTGAGACGCGCGGCCGCAAGTTCTACGAGGAGATCGGCAAGAAGGGCGGCGAGACCGTGAAGGCCGAGCGCGGCCGCAAGTTCTACGAGGAGATCGGCAAGAAGGGCGGCGACACCGTCAAGGCCGAGCGCGGGCCGCGCTTCTACGAGGAGATCGGCAAGAAGGGCGGCGAGACCATCAAGGCCGAGCGCGGGACGCCCTTCTACGAGGAGATCGGCCGGAAGGGCGGGCACAAGGTCCGCGAGCTGATCGAGAAGGGGAAGGCTGGCGCCGAGGAGGAGGCGGGGAAGGGCGAGGGATTGGGGGACGATCGCTAGCACGCGGACGGGAGGGGGACGGGAATGGCGGACAACGAGGAGAAGGTCGGGCGGGGCGAGCCGGACGAGGGCCGGCGCGGGATGACGGTCTCGGAGGCGGGCCGCAAGGGCGGCATCGCGGTGCGCGACGAGCGCGGGCACGCCTTCTACGAGGAGATCGGCAAGAAGGGCGGCCAGAAGGTCCGCGAGCTGATCGAGCGCGGGAAGAGCCGCAGCTGACGGAGGGTCGCCCGCGCCGCGGACGCCCGCCCGGTGTGCCGGGAGGGCGCCCGCGGTGCGCGCCTCCGCCGCGGCGCTTGGGGAGCCGGCGGAAAGCTGCTAGATCGCGGGCTCATGCCGGCCGCGCCCATCGTCGAGATCGACCCCCTCCACCCGCAGCCGCGCGTCGTCGAGCGCGCCGTCTCGGCGCTCTCGTCCGGGGGCGTGATCGCGTACCCGACCGACACGTTCTACGGGATCGGCTGCGACCTGTTCGACAAGCGCGCCATCGAGCGCATCTACCAGCTGAAGCAGCTCCCGCGCACCCACGAGCTGGCGTTCATCTGCCAGGATCTGGCGGAGATCTCGCGCTACGCCATCGTGGACAACGCCGCCTACCGGGTGCTGCGTCGCAAGGTGCCCGGGCCGTTCACGTTCATCCTGCCGGCCACCCGGCTCGTCCCGGAGCTGGTGCTGCGGCGGCAGAAGACGGTCGGCATCCGCATCCCCGACAGCCCCATCGCGCTCGAGCTGGTGCGCCGGCTCGGCCACCCGCTCATCTCCACGTCAGCGGCGAAGCCGGAGGGCGAGATCCTCATCGACGCGCACGACATCAAGGACGAGCTGGGCCACGGGCTCGACCTCATCCTGGACGGCGGGTTCCGCCCGGCCGAGCCGTCGTCGGTCATCGACCTCTCCGGCCCGGAGCCGGTGGTGGTCCGCGCCGGCAAGGGCGACGTCTCCGACCTGCTCGCCTGAGCGGCGCGCCGGCCGCGAACTGGACGGGCGCGGGCCCGGCGCTATCGTCGCCGCGATGTCCGCGCTGGAGCCCGCCCTCGACCTGTTCCTCGCCCACGTGCGCGTGGAGAAGGGGCTCGCCGAGAACAGCGTCGAGGCCTACGGGCGCGACCTGCGCCGCTACCTCGAGCACCTGGACGAGCTGGGGGTGGACGCCTGGGAGCGGGTGGGCCGCGGCGAGATCCAGGCCCACCTCGCCGAGCTGGTGCGCCGCGGTCTCTCGCCGCGCTCGCAGGCGCGGGCGCTCTCCGCCATCCGCTCGCTGCACCGGCTCCTCGCGGCCGAGCGCGTCACTCCCGCCGATCCGTCGGACGAGATCGAGTCGCCGCGGCCCGGGCGCCGCCTCCCGGGGCTGCTCTCGCACGACGAGGTGGACCGCCTGCTGGCCGCGCCGGACGTGCGCAGCGCCGCCGGCATCCGCGACCGCGCCATGCTGGAGCTGCTCTACGCGACCGGGCTGCGCGTCTCGGAGCTGGTCTCGCTGCAGCTCAACGACGTGAACCTCGAGACGCGGGTGCTCGTCGCCCGCGGCAAGGGGAACAAGGAGCGGATCGTGCCGGTGGGCGCGCCCGCCGCCGCGGCGGTGAAGGCGTACCTGGCGGTCGCGCGGGAGCGGCTGCTCCACGGCCGCCGCTCGAAGGACCTGTTCGTCACGCCGCGGGGCGGCCGGATGACGCGGCAGGGGTTCGCGAAGATCCTGGACCGCTGCGCCCGGCGCGCGGGCATCCGCCGGCGCATCTCACCGCACAAGCTGCGCCACTCGTTCGCCACCCACCTGCTGGAGGGGGGCGCCGACCTGCGCGCGGTCCAGGAGATGCTGGGCCACGCCGACGTCTCCACCACGCAGATCTACACCCACGTGGATCGCACCCACGTGAAGCGGCTGTACGACCGCTTCCACCCCCGCGCCTGAGCCGCGCCGCGATCCCGGGCGGAATCGGCGCGCCCCGGCTGTTCGGAGGGGGGAGCGGGCCGCGGTCCCGGCGCGTCCGGCGGCCGCCGAGCGCGTTGACCGCCCGGCCCCACGCTGCTAAAGAACCGCTTTTCCCGACGAGGCTTTAGGCAATGGGGTTCGACCTCCAACGCGGGCTGATGATGCTCATCCCGCTCGTGCTCTCGCTTTCCGTGCACGAGTTCGCGCACGCGTGGAGCGCCTGGAAGCTGGGCGACGACACGGCGTCCCGCATGGGGCGTCTCACGCTCAACCCCATCGCCCACGTGGACCCCATCGGAACGGTGCTGCTGCCGCTGCTCGGCATCCCGTTCGGCTGGGCGCGCCCCGTGCCGGTGAACCCGGCGCGATTCCGGCAAAACGTGAACATGAGCACGGGGATGGCGCTCACCGCGGCGGCCGGGCCCATCTCCAACATCCTGCTCGCGGTGCTCTCGACGGTGGCGCTCGCGCTGTGCTGGCGGTGGGCGCCGACCGCCATCGCGCCGGGGCAGGGCGTGGGCGAGCTC encodes:
- a CDS encoding site-2 protease family protein, which translates into the protein MMLIPLVLSLSVHEFAHAWSAWKLGDDTASRMGRLTLNPIAHVDPIGTVLLPLLGIPFGWARPVPVNPARFRQNVNMSTGMALTAAAGPISNILLAVLSTVALALCWRWAPTAIAPGQGVGELLQIMVLLNVNLALFNLIPVPPLDGSRVVDGFMPARLRPQWERVTALSPFLLLAVFVFAGRIISGPSSFVVGLLAQLAGAITA
- a CDS encoding general stress protein; its protein translation is MAEEKKGGSKGAMTVSEAGRKGGVRVRETRGRKFYEEIGKKGGETVKAERGRKFYEEIGKKGGDTVKAERGPRFYEEIGKKGGETIKAERGTPFYEEIGRKGGHKVRELIEKGKAGAEEEAGKGEGLGDDR
- a CDS encoding L-threonylcarbamoyladenylate synthase, which encodes MPAAPIVEIDPLHPQPRVVERAVSALSSGGVIAYPTDTFYGIGCDLFDKRAIERIYQLKQLPRTHELAFICQDLAEISRYAIVDNAAYRVLRRKVPGPFTFILPATRLVPELVLRRQKTVGIRIPDSPIALELVRRLGHPLISTSAAKPEGEILIDAHDIKDELGHGLDLILDGGFRPAEPSSVIDLSGPEPVVVRAGKGDVSDLLA
- the xerD gene encoding site-specific tyrosine recombinase XerD, translated to MSALEPALDLFLAHVRVEKGLAENSVEAYGRDLRRYLEHLDELGVDAWERVGRGEIQAHLAELVRRGLSPRSQARALSAIRSLHRLLAAERVTPADPSDEIESPRPGRRLPGLLSHDEVDRLLAAPDVRSAAGIRDRAMLELLYATGLRVSELVSLQLNDVNLETRVLVARGKGNKERIVPVGAPAAAAVKAYLAVARERLLHGRRSKDLFVTPRGGRMTRQGFAKILDRCARRAGIRRRISPHKLRHSFATHLLEGGADLRAVQEMLGHADVSTTQIYTHVDRTHVKRLYDRFHPRA